Proteins found in one Coffea eugenioides isolate CCC68of chromosome 5, Ceug_1.0, whole genome shotgun sequence genomic segment:
- the LOC113771419 gene encoding zinc finger BED domain-containing protein RICESLEEPER 4-like: protein MPDKKRRLSSEVWDYFDIIPKKDPNEESKCRCKKCGNEYSAESKSGTSNLHRHLSEECNSSDDFMRRIASQMLVKFNKYWSEFNLLLAIVVVFDPRYKFQFIEFSYNKLYGPGSIFCWSEFNFMRRIASQMLVKFNKYWSEFNLLLAIAVVFDPQYKFQFIEFSYNKLYGPGSNELVKVRNALFDAYNEYVKNSNISGASSSCSRDLSKLARDILCIPVATVASESAFSLGGRILDQFRSSLSPQIVEALVCTKDWISKYELEDLTQNIMSLNINKDEVDATIIEDSNSNVVNL, encoded by the exons ATGCCTGACAAGAAGAGAAGATTAAGTTCAGAAGTTTGGGATTACTTCGACATTATTCCCAAAAAGGATCCAAATGAAGAGTCGAAGTGCAGATGCAAGAAATGTGGGAATGAATATTCTGCTGAGAGTAAAAGTGGGACAAGTAATTTGCATCGACAT CTATCTGAGGAGTGCAATAGTTCAGATGATTTTATGAGGAGGATTGCTTCCCAAATGCTTGTGAAGTTTAACAAATATTGGTCTGAGTTCAATCTTTTATTGGCAATTGTTGTGGTATTTGATCCCCGGTATAAATTTCAGTTTATTGAATTTAGTTATAATAAGCTATATGGTCCGGGTTCAATCTTTTGTTGGTCCGAGTTCAATTTTATGAGGAGGATTGCTTCCCAAATGCTTGTGAAGTTTAACAAATATTGGTCTGAGTTCAATCTTTTGTTGGCAATTGCTGTGGTATTTGATCCCCAGTATAAATTTCAGTTTATTGAATTTAGTTATAATAAGCTATATGGTCCGGGGTCTAATGAATTAGTCAAGGTCAGGAATGCACTTTTTGATGCCTATAATGAGTATGTGAAGAATTCCAACATATCCGGTGCATCATCTTCATGCTCTCGAG atttgagtaaATTGGCAAGGGACATTCTATGTATTCCAGTAGCAACCGTTGCTTCTGAATCTGCATTTAGTCTTGGTGGTagaattttggatcaatttcgTAGTTCACTTTCACCCCAAATTGTTGAGGCTTTAGTTTGCACTAAGGACTG GATCTCTAAATATGAATTGGAGGATTTAACTCAAAATATCATGTCTCTAAATATCAACAAGGATGAGGTTGATGCAACAATAATTGAGGATTCAAATTCTAATGTTGTTAATCTCTAA